Part of the Nicotiana sylvestris chromosome 2, ASM39365v2, whole genome shotgun sequence genome, TATGGTTAACATCAGTTCTAGAGGAATTTCCATTATTACCTGCATGACAAACAAACCTCCTCATTCATTGACCTGTAAAGATTTTAGTGATAACGAAAAGGTGTGAAGATAATCAATGACAAAAGAGGAATCAAAAGTCAAGCTAATGCCAAGTGAATTAGACACAGTCTAAAACTAAAGGCGAAGATAGAATACACTACAGCAGGAGAAGAATTAGAAGTGCCAAGACACTGGCCCTATATAACTTATCGTTGTTTTAAAGTAAATGAGTGAAATAAACTAAGGATACTCATCCCAGAAAGAAGGGAGGGAGAGTAGATTAAAGGGTATTATAATTTTTGCATGTCCTTTTTTCCACTCAGTCCAATTTTCGGTGGTAGATGAAGTTCATCGTTAGGTACAGCTAAACATTGATGGATCACCGAATTCGACACTGCTTCCAATGGTAAAGCTATATATTCCTTCAGGAGAATGAAAACTTTCCACATATAAACATAGTGTAAGGTAGTGCTCACCCTAGCTCGACGGAGAGGCTCCACATCTCTGGAAGCAAACACTCCATACCCATCCGGTCCCTCCCTGAATTCAATTCCGTAGGCTCGAAAACTTCTAACATATCCTATTTTATAGAAATCAGGATCTGCCAGTTCCAGCTGTTCATGAAGAAATATTATATCACCATAATCAACAgtaagaacaaaagaaaataaggatAATTTGAAATAACCAAATAGAACATAtaggaaaaatatatatattcaacggcttctcaaaagaaaatcaaaggacaaagacaaagaaaagagagggaaTTTAACCATTACAGTAACTATGTAATAACGGAGATGAAATATCTATACATGAAATGTGAGAGTGAACATCTAACTGAAAATGTTAAGGCATATAGGAAAAAGTATGCAGTGCCGAAACTCTTACAGCAGAAAAGAGCACTTGAACAATGAGCTTACTATtgttatatataatatataatttatataattATCATTAATAAGAGATTTcaatgttttttctttttcctttttttgaatTTAGTTGAGGTTGTCTGGTTTCTTCTCTCTCGTTATTTAGTGCATTCACCCCGCTTCAATTTTGGTCTTTCCTCCTCTATATACATTCATTCTTTTTGCTGTTTCTGAAGATTTCACTTTCCAATTTCAACTCAGTTTTCTTGAATTAGTTATTTCTCTTTATAGAGCAACAAGTAAGTCATTATATCTCATTagtatataaattttataaaaataaatttaaggTATCTTATTATTGTTTGTTTTTAGGCCCCCAATTCTATTGAGCTGGCCCTGATGATTAACTAACAGGAACTTCAAGAacatgaaaaagaagaaaacttttGGAAAGTAAAAGGTACCTGAGAAGCAGGAGTATCATGGGGTTGAGAAGGGGGTGTAAAAAGAGGAAATGCAGAAGGAGTTGGAGAAGAATCATAACCCTCTAGAGTGGAAGAAGTTGCAGCGCCATTAGCACTTGCAGTAACTCTCAAGGGTCTGCTTCTTCCCTTGTTACTACTACATATAATAATGGGTTGCTTTTGCAACGGTGCAGCACATCCTTGTCTCCACAACTGGTTCAATCAAATATATAATCAACAaccagaaataaagaaaaaaaaacattgttGGGTGTTTTGGATTTGTTACCTGATGCTGAAACTCTGGCTGGTGGAACAAGTTTGTTGGTTGTTGAATTAGAATGGTTGAAGAAACCATTTTTACAGCGCTGTATTGGGAATGAGCTGAAAATTTTAGTGGAATTTCAGTAAAGAGAATTGTTTCATAGATGTATTTTAGGTTCTTGGAACGTTATCCACTCTACTGTCAGCATAACAAACCCACAAGGGGTTTTTCCGgggttttattttctttttttaaaaattcaatgcTAGCGTGGAGTAaataaattttataaataaattcCTTGGTAAAAGTCGCCTGTCCCATCTGGGATAAAGAATAATTAACCACGTGAGTTTTAAAACTGTGCTCAGTTTTGATTTCATTTTATAAAATTTGAGATTTggcaaaagaaaaacaaaagtagTACAATCTATGATGCTAAGTCACATcctcttgtagtatatattgatGTGATCCTAAAATGACAGTTTAGTGGCAGTGTAACAAAACAATGCCCACTCAAGAACACCTTCATTCATACATAAAATGGTTAACATATAAATCCAATCGCGTCCTTCAAAAACTACCACATTGTTTTCATGAAAGTTTTACCACAACATTTCTCTAATAACTGATATGAATTGATTCAATTAAGTAGACATGATCAAGACCTATAATTTACCATTCTGTAATTTCATCATGTTGGCAGAATATTTACTATAGAAATATGCTAATACTTATAACACTCAGCATAAACAACTCACTTATACATGAAATTATCTTGCAATATTCTCTCAAATTACTATCAAAATTTTTAGTTAAGGATGACAGGAAAGTTCACATTTTAGGTATTTACTTATTTCTGATAGTTATTTATCAGACTTGGAAACTCTGCTTATGTAATTGTGTAAAGCATAGTCCGCCCGCCTAATATTATGATAAATCATCAGAATACTCGAGAGATCTGAATGAATCAAAGGATTGATACATATCATTCCAACTAATTTAGGACCAAGACTTAGTCCATTAATAAATATATCAATGTTGGACAGGGTTCATCCATTAGCTGTGATGAGGCAAATGCAATGAACTTCCGCGCCATCTCCCACTATTTTGAATAAACAATCTGGAATTCATATAATATTTGCAGTGGCCTGACTGAAGAACCTTTACCATCTCCACCGCCATCGGCTGCTTGGTCATATCAACCATATTTTCATGGTATGATATACAAAAGCTTAACCATGACATATTTCTGAGTCTCCAAAATGAATGGACAGTTCAAGATTGTAAGATGAAGGGAGCAATCTGGCTCTACAAGATCATTACCCAATAGGAATTTCACTGGTCACTTGTTACATGATCTCCTATATCCCACCAACAGTTCCAAGGTACTGGAACGAAAAGTTAACAGCACCAAAATGAAAATCCACAAATAGCCGGTTGTCTTTTGCTTCGAGATAAAGATGAAGTAGAGGAACAATTGAGAATGAATTGCAACAATGAACCAAGATGCTAGAGAGGAATATCAATACTGCAAGAAAAAAATAATAGTGCATCAGATCTGAAGCCAGGGAGCCATGTCAAATATCAGGAAAAACATTTAGATGTTCTACAACAAAAGCATCTTCAAACTTTCAACTAATCTAACCAAAGAATACGACAACAATTAAAGCCCAACAACATCACTATGCATAGGAATCAATTTTTATTTCATATTACAACCAATTAGATCTCATCTCCAGCTATGCATACACTAGAAGATCTTCAATGTAAAAGCGACTGAGTTATGATGTTCATGTCCCCAAGCAGGGCTGATTTAATGATGCCTAGATTCTATTGTCGGCAGCACTACTTGAACCCCAGACAAAGACAAAACAAGATATCACAAATTTGTGTCACTCTGTATTAAAGAGGTGATCGATGTCATCCCCTTAGGTTTTAACACATGGAGCACCAGACAGTATACAAAATCTCTTCTTGAAATGATTGATGCTTTCTTATCACTGAACTAGAATAATACACCTGGAATAGTTTCACCATTACAACCCTACtggaattagtaattaatataacttttcttttatcttttcatGTTTCTTGTTATTGGATATTGCAAATAAGTCCAATAGGTGAAGAAGAATCCCAAATATGCACTATCGAGTTGCCTAAGAAACGAAAATGAGATCTGTCTGTTTACCTACTACTCCATCGAGGGCCAAAACATAAAATGAAATATTAGGGATGGATCACCCACAAGAAGCAAGAGGTATGAAGTATTCTGCATCCACAAATTGAGCTGCCAGGAAAAAAAATAGACAGCATAGCCAATGGTAACTCTTTTCCCTTTTAAAAAAATCATTTACCAGCTTTTCTTTATGAAACTTTTCCAGAGAGCTTGATCATGGTAACCATTCTGTTAAGTAATACAAAATGCTGATAATGTTGTATAGGAAGTTATTTGTCAAAGCTCTTCCTTTTTTCTTGGAACACCGTCATGGTGCATTCTTGATATCTAGAATAAAGGGATAAGAAATAGTAGAGTTATTAACAGTTTAACACTGAGAAGCTTAAACAACACAATATGCAACCTTAAACCCACTCTCCATATTAAACACGAAGCCTTCTCTCCCtgtctatcttttttttttttttttttttggatgacAGTGGAGTTAGGTCAAGAAGCTAAATACAGCAGGAACTGAAGCCCTGAATTAGAAATGCGCTTCTGTCCAAAGGTTGAATTACGTTGAATGAAGCTTGTCCTTTCCATCTTTTGCTTAATGCGCAACTGTTTACGAACGCAAAGATGCACGGAAACTAAGAGAAGGCTATATAAAGAAGGCAAGTCCTATCAAGTTCCAACCTTCCTGTACAACAAGCAAGGAGTCATAAGAAGCATACTCTTCTACTGGTTTTCCTGTAAATATTTTCAGTCTAGCTATGCATATTTCTGTGTTTTCCTGCATCTTTATGTGTTGCCCATTATCCACCTTTATCCACAATTTTCAAACCACGTTTCATTATCTTGAAACTTATGATTAAATAAGTTATTACAACTTAAACAATTAGAGACAATATGAAGACTTTTGCAGCATATTTCTTCTGTCTTGCGCTGCTGCTTAAAACATTCAGCAGTACTTACACCCCAGCCACCAACCATCCATGGATGTGAGAGAGACAGGATCTTGCGAGACAAACTTATTTTTAACCTCACATGCAACTTATAAGTGCATCTAATTAACAATAGAAATAAAAACTAGAAGAGTGGTGTGGGGACGGGATACTGAAGGTATATAAGTTATAACATATTCCAAGCTTGATGGTAAGTCAAACAGACATGTACCTTCCGAAGAAAAAGATTAAAGCATTTAAGCTTGTTAGACGCAGAAGTGCATTCTTATAAAGCTGACCGCTTTGACACTTCATTTTCCACAACGAGATATTTTGTGTTCTACCTTTGTCTGCTATTGCTGGTACAGAACATTGCATCTTAATAAGCATTTTTGGAAGTTTACACTTCTGATAAAAAGAAAGCAAAATTGAGCAAAATAGAGGAACAAATCAGTATGACAACTATCCCACGGAGAAATAACAAAGATATGTATAGTATTATGCAAGAACAAACTAAATTGATTATATGACCATTGTTAGAGCCACTGAGAATGGATCGAAGCTATAAACACTAGTTGATTAAACTACAAGTTGATATTTCCGCTATATAACGAAGTAAATCTGCACAAACTTAGCTGATATTCAAGGATGCATAGCCTTAGAACACAATTTGAGAACCAACTTGAGTGAAGCTCATAATTCAGAAGTGCAATCACAACCATTTTCATTTTAGTCTTCTCTTAAAGAAAAAAAGCAGCACAAGCACAAAGCATATTGTATAAAACCAAATAGCATTAGCCACCAATGGAGTCATCATTTTGCCAAATTAGTTACCTTATTCTCTCTATTCAATCCAATCTGAGATGACACTATCCAACAAAGCAACCACTTCCTCATTTCCCTTATCCCCATTCTCAGCACACTTCAAAGCTTCATTCAGTTCTTGTGCCTCCTTAATCCTAGCCTCCCTCAACAAACTTCTATACACACACATTCTCACCTCATCCCCAACCTTCAAATTCCCAACTACCATCATCCTCAAAACCTTCAATCCTTCCACAACCATACCATTCTTGCAAAACCCATTTACAAAAAGAGCACACAATCCATAATCTACAACACAAGGAAAATCAGGCCTTGACACCCAATGGAAAATCTTTAAAGCTTTCTTGGCCTGTCTGTCTCTAAAATACAAAGAAACTAACTTTTTACAAATGGGTATTAAAAAAGATTGAGTCTTTGGGGTATACTTGAGGCGGTTGAGGAAGTACATGGGTTGTGTAAGGTCAGGTTCAAGAGAGAGCCTGTGAATGAAAATGGAAAGGGAGAGTGATTCTAAAGATGGGTTTGTGAGAAAAGCTGTGGTTATGAGATTTGCAGCTTCTTTGAGGTGGTGTGAAGAGCATAAACGTGGAATTAAAAGATTGATTTGTGTAAGCTCTTCTTGGTTCAGAGAAGTGGTTGTATTTGTGCTTGTTGTGGTGGGTTCTGTTTGGGAAGATGATGTGAAAGGCAAAGAATTAGGAGTGAAACGCGAGACAAGGGATTGTGAAGAAAGGAAACGCAGTTTTAGAAATGATCTCATGGCTGTAGGGCTTGAGGGAACTATACTGAATTACTGATACTGAGCAGAACAGCCATTAAATGGTGTAGCCTGCAGGTCTAAAATAGATGCCTCTAAACGTTATTAGCCCATTAATTTTGTTAAGAATGAGCACTTTTGGTCTTATTACCGCCAGGgggttaaaaaaaagaaaaaaagctaCAAATATTGTAGCTGGTGGGGAATAGAACCAGTGACGGTTTTGAAATCTCTTAATCACTAATCTATGATTTTATGGAACCTATCATATGCTAGCTCGCCTAAACAAAATAAATACTGTGTCAATTACATCTTTTGCTCTAAATTAGCACAACTACGATTTGACCTTGCAAAAGATAATTATACTCCATTTAATCTCACTCCATGTAATTAGACACCAAATTTAATAGTTTTGatcttttttaaataattaaacacTCAAGTTCAATTGATAATTATCACATCAAAGTTTTGAATTTAAGTTCTTAAAACTTGAGAAAATTGTATGAAATAAATCCAAATTTTAAATTTGAGGCCTAAGATTTATGCAGTTTCTATTAATAATGATTAGATTAGCTTTTAAATCAGAAATAGCACAAGTTTGTCATTTTTAGTCATATTATTTAAATTATAGTTATTTTTATAACATATTAAAAGCTTAGTCAGATTTAATAATTTTCAGACAATTATTTATTGGCACCGCAGGCTAAAAAAATTTTtgtcaatattttttttttcaaagttaaaatgtaTGGCTaagcttttagaaggaaaaaaaatacttttgagtagaaggagaagcagttttggagaagcagaaaaatagTTTCTTCCCAAAAAGAACTTTTCTAAAAAGTAGTTTTgagaaaatacacttagaagcaattTTTAAAAGCTTCAttaaacactaattgctgctcaaaagtgctttttaaTTTAATTAACCAAATGCAAATCACTTCTCAccaaaataagcttggccaaacaggctattattCTTAAGGTCTGAAGTTTTGAACGTTCAGACTTAGctagcgtttggccatagattcccaaatttattttgaaaaatctgatttgggtgaagtttggtttgaagatgaaaatgtgtttggacatgagttttcaaaacatatttcactttttcttttttgaaaaaatatgaaacatgacttatatccacaagttctaaaaactatcacaaatacccAGCATTACTTTCATAAAAAAAGACAGTACCTTCATCGataacattcattatattattgcaaaccatagtcctgaacataaataaacttggtacaaaattattatttttataatgaactacataatATAGTATCAAATGACCGAGAAGAGgaaataatattattacaaaataataaattgtgggctcttttataaaatacaaagtTTGGGTTTTAGGAATTTGTTAAAATATGGATAAAATTTATGAACTatatttaccaaaaaaaaatccaaatataTTTTGACAAAATATATGGCCAAATGTGTCCTTAAAGTTTGATTCGAAGGCGATTAAATTTTAAATACTTTGTAAATTCTGGTCATGTTTTAAACAAAAGGGGTATATGTGCATATCGCCCCATAAACGGGCAGACTGCAACCCTACTTCTACGCCGACCCGATCCGTTTTCCATATTATGCTCACTGTCGCTTAAACCCCTACCGCCAATAGCCTTTCATGCTTTGAAGCAAAACCataatcagaaaaaaaaaaacgGCACCAATTCGTTAAAGGTTTTAGCTGTTTGCGTTGAATTTTGCTAGCAACAGAGCACAATGTAAGAATTATTGCCTTTTGTATTGAGATTTTGAGTTTCTGTTTATCTGTAAATGCAAACATTTGAATTATCTCGTTCAGGTTGTAAGAACTATTGCTTTTTCTGTTGGTTTATCTAATTTGAATAATTCCCAGGATGGAGTTTAGTCTTTCTGGTTGATTTGGGATGCAAAGATTTGATTTTTCTATGTGGAGTTGTAAGAATTATGCAGTATTTTTGTTTAAGTTTGAATTTAAGGAGTACCAGAATTCAGTTTTTGAGTTTCTGGTTGATTTTTAAATGCAAATAGTTGAATTATCTTGTGCAGGTTTTAAAATTattgcttttttctttttgtttattcAATTTGAATAAACTCAAAATGGAGTTTTGTGTTTTTGGTTAATTTGGGATGCAAAGATTTGATTTTCTCTTGGTGGGGTTGTAAGAGTTATTGATTATGTTGGTGTACGTTTGATTAAAGAATACCCTGATTCAGTTTTGAGTTTTTGGTTGATTTAACTTTTGGAGTTGGTTCTTTTGGATAGTGTTAAAATGTTTAatatgtatttttttgtattGAAGGTCCCGAATATGTGTGAAGAATTTGCCGAAGTATGTAGCTGAGGACCGCCTCAGAGAATTCTTCTCCCAGAAGGGGGAAGTCACTGACGCCAAGCTCATGCGTACTCAGTTAAGTTTCTTTCCATTTTATTCTTCCTACTTTTCTGTTTGATAGTAATATGAGCTGTAGAGAATCCTAAATTTGTTGGACCGAAACGGGTCAAAATGCCGGGAGACTCATGCAGAGAGCCGTGACAGCCAACCACAACTAGTAAAAAACTTGTTATTTATGTAAAGTAACATTAAGGTTTTTCAGTTGTTTTTGATGTTTTCTACAAGAACTGACTTTTGGACTGGTATATATAAGCTGCTATTTGCTTGTATGGGGATCTTTGGGATATATTTCTGCCTTTGAATTATTTCATGTTCAAATGATTTTCATTTTTCACGTTAAGCAGAGATGGGAAGAGCAGGCAATTTGGATTTGTCGGATTTCGAACGGAGCAAGAAGCTGAGGAAGCTCTCAAGTATTTTGACAAGTCCTTCATGGATAGTAGCCGTATTATTTGTGAGGTATGTTTTTTCTGCTTCAATTACTCTGATATTCTGCATACATACTTAGTGCAGTAAGAAAATGCATATCTCTATTCCATATTCTGTAAAGACTTGTAGGTACGTATAATTCCATTGTAAAAGATGGCACCTtcatagttttttttttcaagtaaTCTAGAGAAAATCTCCTCATGGAAGTTGTTGTAAGCTCCGGAAGATCTTGTTGGGTGTTATTTATATTGCATTTCTATTTTTCATTGTGAAATATTTGAATCTATATTTTCGTAGGTTGTCAATAATTTAGTTTTCTTACCttcattaggtaggggtaaggtctgtgtacacattaccctccccagaccccacttgtgggatttcatTGGGCTTCTTGTTGTTTGTCGtcaataatttattttttctatAAGAGAGTAGTCATTTTCGGAGGTATGGGTAAATGATAACATAAGATGCATTTGCATATAGCCAGGTTGCTAGGAAAATTGGGGATCCAAATATCCCTCGTCCATGGAGCAGGCACACtttgaaaaaagaagagaagcCAACAAAAGAGGATGAGAATGCAAAAGTAAAAAGAAGTTCTAAGTCTGCAGGTTTAAAAGGGGACAAAGTGAACAGTAAACAGGAGAGTAAAGATGAGGATCCTCATCTTCAAGAGTTCCTTGAAGTTATGCAGCCTCGGAGTAAGTCAAAGTTGTGGGCAAATGATACACTAACAGCTCCATCTCTTGCCCGAAGTAAAAAGGATGCCAATAAGCAATCCCAGAGAAAAGAGAAGAGCCAGGAAAAATTGGATGCTGATGACTCGGAGGTAGATGAAGTTGGCAAAAAAGAAGAATCTCTTTCAGATAGTGAAGAATCTGAGAAACCTGACGGCTCCTGTAATGATGAAGTTATGACTGATATGGattatttcaaaagtaaagtGAGGAAAGATTGGTCCGACTCAGAAAGTAGTGAAGACGATGACATTGATAACGAAAGTGACGCTGAAGGGGGCAAGAGTAGTGAAGATGCAAATGCTAGTAATATCCTTGAACCTGATGATAGAGAGGAAATGTTGAATGATGAGTTCTCCAGATTTAACAATGGATCACTTGACCCTGCTGACCCTTCATCAAGTATTAaggatgaaaaagaagaagatctGGAGAGTGGACGATTATTTCTTCGTAATCTTCCATACACTACTACGTAATgcatcttctttctttttccctttcatttTTTGTGTGATTTGAATCACTATATGTTGTTGAGTGTTTAAAGATTTTAATGTGCCTAATATGTGTTCTTGTTAAAATAATTGGTTCTGTGACTCAGGGAAGAGGAGCTGGAAGAGCATTTTAGAAAATTTGGCAGTGTCTCACAGGTTCATATTGTTGTTGACAAAGATACAAAGCGGTCCAAGGGAATTGCATATGTTCTCTATTCATTACCAGAATCTGCTGCTAGGTACCTGTCAATCAGCATCCAAATTCTAAGCTACTGCAATTTTTTAAATCTATTACTTTACCTGCAAGAAGCACACTGATATTCATGCTATAAATTCCGTGTCCTATGTATATTAGTGCATGTATTGACTTTGCATGTTCTGGTGATTCCTCACATTGTACATTTATTGTTCTCCAGGGCATTAACAGAGCTGGACAGTTCAATTTTTCAAGGCCGATTACTTCATGTTATGCCAGCAAAGCAGAAAGTTCCTTCAGAGAAAACAGAGTAAGTGGTGTTTCCTCCTCTTGTCTATGTTCATAACTTCATACCCCTGAAGATTGTGTGCATATACATGTATGTTAAAAGAAGCCCTCTCCTTTTTCCGCCTTTCTTTATTAGGATCTACCTTTCTTGCTATAATTTGTTTATTAATCTGTAGGACAGTTGCCAACACCAAGCAATCTTCAAAAACATTTAAGCAGCAGAGACAAGAGGAAAAGAAGGCATCTGAAGCTAGTGGAAATACACGTTCATGGAATACTCTCTTCATGCGCCCAGACACTGTATGTACACAATCAGATATTATAAATTGAATTCCATCTTTTCCGTGAATGTTGGTGATCTTCTGTTTGCTAGAAACAATAAGATTGACTTGTGGTTTTATTATGCACACACGTCTGCATACGAGTCGGGATGCTCATTGATTTTTCTGGATTGTTGTCAACTCGTAACAAAACCAAATTTTTGAAGATGTTACTTGGGTATCATGATAAGTATGCTTTTTTACAAAGCAAGTTATTTCTTTGGAACAGAGAAAGGACTACACATCCAGTTATAATGTGCAACCATTGCAAAAAAAGCGGAAGACATCAATAAATTGGGATCATTTAGGGGAAGGTTAAAAAGATCTTTTTTGTAGCTTTACTAATGTAAAGCAATGTATATGCTTAATACTTCATGGACAAGCCCTCTTGAGTTTGCTTTATGGATGCTGGACTACCTGTGCAAGACCAAGGCTAAGAGCAGCCTTTGTGTAACTGCAATAACAAGAGCTAGGTGGAGAAATATAATCTTAGCAGAGATTCTTCATGAATGTCTACTTACAGATAATAATGGCAGGGTTACCCATAAAGGAAAGTGAGGATAATGCCATAATGGTGGCTGGGAGGTCACCATCTATATCTCGTTAAACAAATGTTAGGCTGTTAACTGGAATCTAAATGAATTAATCAGAGTTTGCAAGTTGACCTGGTCTTCCCTGCAACATGAAAACAACCTATTATTTTGAAGCACCATGCCATCCTTTCGATAGATTTCTTACGAACACAATCTTATATTAAGGTGTTTTTTACTTGTTTAAAATGTCCTAAACTAAGGTATGACTGCAATAGCCAACACACAGTTGGAGATTCATAGCAGTTCAGCCTGAACAGAGATATTATCAATTTGTGTTAGCTCTTTTTTAACATCTTCTTCCTCTATCTCTTGCTTTCTACTTTTTATCTGTCTATCTGTTAGTGTTTttggggcgggggggggggggggcttggGGACAGCAACTTCTACAGATTGGATATGTTTGCTTTAATTGACTGAGTATATGTTGATTCCTATGATCAGATTGGGGTTATTTTTGTTCCTGTTGGAGTATATTATTTTTCCTGTAAGATGATTCGGTTTTGTTCTCTTTTGGTTAAGCATGCATCATACTGTGTCAGTGTTTGGATGTGCTGTTGAATGGATCATGATCTCCTTCTGTCTTTGGAATATTTAGGTTGTCGAGAATATTGCAAGAAAATTTGGAGTGAGTAAAAGTGATCTTCTTGATAGAGAAGCTGATGATCTTGCAGTACGTATAGCATTGGGAGAGACTCA contains:
- the LOC104222962 gene encoding multiple RNA-binding domain-containing protein 1 is translated as MSRICVKNLPKYVAEDRLREFFSQKGEVTDAKLMRTQDGKSRQFGFVGFRTEQEAEEALKYFDKSFMDSSRIICEVARKIGDPNIPRPWSRHTLKKEEKPTKEDENAKVKRSSKSAGLKGDKVNSKQESKDEDPHLQEFLEVMQPRSKSKLWANDTLTAPSLARSKKDANKQSQRKEKSQEKLDADDSEVDEVGKKEESLSDSEESEKPDGSCNDEVMTDMDYFKSKVRKDWSDSESSEDDDIDNESDAEGGKSSEDANASNILEPDDREEMLNDEFSRFNNGSLDPADPSSSIKDEKEEDLESGRLFLRNLPYTTTEEELEEHFRKFGSVSQVHIVVDKDTKRSKGIAYVLYSLPESAARALTELDSSIFQGRLLHVMPAKQKVPSEKTETVANTKQSSKTFKQQRQEEKKASEASGNTRSWNTLFMRPDTVVENIARKFGVSKSDLLDREADDLAVRIALGETQVIAETKKALAKSGVNIASLEEYAAGKTDGAKRSNHVILVKNLPYGSSEGELANMFGKFGSLDKIILPPTKTLALVVFLEPAEARAAFRGLAYKRYKDTPLYLEWAPGNILDQTSDSKNTLIVGEDDAKRVLLEQQVEGITDPDVDPDRVESRSLYVKNLNFKTSDESLKEHFTQHIKDGRILSARVKKHVKNGKNVSMGFGFIEFDSVDTAINVCKDLQGTVLDGHALILQLCHTKKDGQLPKKTENDKSSTKLLVRNVAFEATEKDLRQLFSPFGQIKSLRLPMRFGNHRGFAFVEFVTKQEAKNAIEALSNTHLYGRHLVLERAKEGESLEELRARTAAQFSTEQNGFQTAKLSKKRKHMAVLDEGSLKFERIAD
- the LOC104222965 gene encoding uncharacterized protein → MGIREMRKWLLCWIVSSQIGLNRENKKCKLPKMLIKMQCSVPAIADKGRTQNISLWKMKCQSGQLYKNALLRLTSLNALIFFFGSIDIPL